The Anastrepha ludens isolate Willacy chromosome 2, idAnaLude1.1, whole genome shotgun sequence genome contains a region encoding:
- the LOC128856300 gene encoding uncharacterized protein LOC128856300, translating into MYQTTFLLYLLTFLLPLISIIVGIFLNLIYSFLIERKMPRSTRGNIGRRTRHANATALQRRSQTPDERVHVNASQRERNARNRSVVPETMRAAFNYNSQINYSMYGYIGIMDAICPHCDAAKFPGETPGMCCANAKVRLPPLETPPEPLSSLIFGTSENSKHFLSHIQQYNSAFQMTSFGATNIIRDNFMPTFKIQGQIYHQAALLPYPDADYQFLQIYFIGDEKRELDQRCAIALNTRREIICELQRFFHQHNALVQLFKVALDRMPSYNHKIIIRADRTPFGEHERRFNAPTID; encoded by the exons ATgtatcaaacaacttttttattgtatttacttaCCTTTCTACTTCCACTCATTTCGATTATTGtaggcatttttttaaatttaatttattcttttttaattgaaagaaaaatgccaCGATCCACACGCGGAAATATAGGTCGACGAACGCGTCATGCAAATGCTACGGCATTACAAAGGCGATCACAGACTCCAGATGAACGAGTACACGTTAATGCATCGCAGCGTGAACGTAATGCACGAAATAGATCTGTTGTACCTGAAACTATGCGTGCTGCTTTTAATTACAACAGTCAGATTAATTACAGTATGTACGGATATATTGGAATAATGGACGCAATATGTCCACATTGTGATGCGGCTAAATTTCCAGGTGAAACGCCCGGCATGTGTTGTGCTAATGCCAAAGTGAGATTGCCACCATTAGAAACTCCACCCGAACCAttgtcttcattaatttttgggaCTTCTGAAAATTCGAAGCACTTTTTGAGTCATATTCAACAATACAATTCGGCATTTCAAATGACTTCTTTTGGTGCTACTAACATTATTAGAGATAATTTTATGCCGACGTTTAAG ATTCAGGGCCAAATTTATCATCAAGCTGCGTTATTGCCATACCCCGACGCTGattatcaatttttgcaaatttattttattggtgatgaaaaGCGTGAATTGGATCAACGTTGTGCAATTGCTTTGAATACAAGACGAGAAATTATTTGTGAGCTACAAAGGTTTTTCCATCAGCATAACGCATTAGTTCAATTGTTCAAAGTTGCTCTCGATCGTATGCCATCTTATAATCACAAAATCATAATAAGGGCTGATAGAACACCTTTTGGAGAGCATGAAAGGCGATTCAATGCACCGACAATTGATTAG